A region of the Dysidea avara chromosome 9, odDysAvar1.4, whole genome shotgun sequence genome:
AGCAAGCACAGTATGTCATGATCTACCCATTAACTCACATAGTATTAAACATTCCTAATAAGGCAGTAAACGTAAATCCAATGACGACCATTGATTTCATCTTGACCTGCAATGGTAGGTAACATTATCTGAagcagatcatgtgatcctcacCATAGTCAGTCCTCTGTTGTCCTCCTTCAGTTTCTCTTCAGCCTTCTCTACAGTATCCATGGTAATTGGTGATGGTGCAATGTCAAAATCTCACCCAATTTCTTCTTTTGTCCACTAGAACTGGCATCGACTACATCTTTCTTCTTCTCCACTACATTTGTGGAAGGAATAAAGAAGGTCACGTGTGTCTAACATGCTTACATCTTTTGCTCTGTCTCTCAACAACTGTTTTCAGTCGTTTGTAGTTGTCTGTGCGATACACCAACACGTAGAGGATACCTGTGGACAATGTAGCTGACATGTGACGCCATATTGATAGCCACCTTCTGATAGTAGTGCCGTACACACTGAAATGAACACGATTAGAATAGCATCAGCAATCATCTCGCCCTCCTCTACTATGCGCGTTCAGGTGCTTAATAATTCTAAGTgcgctaataatattattttaactTGCACGCTTCATTAGAAGTTGCTGTAAACTGCTGGTAGGGCGgaacatttcaa
Encoded here:
- the LOC136265365 gene encoding calcium load-activated calcium channel-like, with amino-acid sequence MIADAILIVFISVCTALLSEGILYVLVYRTDNYKRLKTVVERQSKRLEKKKDVVDASSSGQKKKLEKAEEKLKEDNRGLTMVKMKSMVVIGFTFTALLGMFNTIFDGKVVAKLPFEPIPLLRGISHRNLMGTDYTDCSFIFLYILCTMSVRENITKLLGFGPSRSVNKITGGGNAFYTPPTK